From a single Miscanthus floridulus cultivar M001 chromosome 8, ASM1932011v1, whole genome shotgun sequence genomic region:
- the LOC136473886 gene encoding APO protein 3, mitochondrial-like, which yields MQGSLGVRSRAPSASLRVLFPRQLTARARWLQGGGGRTGASEEDEAAVPYVDVPRPGRKWERKPYVTPMKVLIRRAKEERQARRENPCRVLEHPPDNGLVVPHLVDVARRVHAAREGLLGGLTRLVEGEGAIPVKRCRFCPEVHIGRVGHEIRTCEGRNSGARNSLHVWRPGTVRDVVGFPYCYHLFDRVGKPRVVHKEKYDVPRLPAILELCIQAGVDVQRYPTKRRTRPVYSIEGRIVDFEPDDEAAGTLPEPPACTPSLSTAAPTIISSTSPDVSEEEEKEEITVTELASRTLQSWLDMRSGAARLMKKYSVHTCGYCPEVQVGPKGHKVRMCRATKHQQRDGQHAWQEATVDDLVPPNYVWHVVDPAGDEAPPLANELKRYYGKAPAVVELCVQAGAPVPAEYRSMMRLDVVPPARDEYDLVA from the exons ATGCAGGGTTCCCTCGGCGTCCGATCCAGAGCGCCGAGCGCGTCACTGCGTGTTCTCTTCCCGCGGCAGCTAACCGCGAGGGCGAGATGGCTgcagggcggcggcgggcggacAGGGGcttcggaggaggacgaggcggcgGTCCCGTACGTCGACGTGCCTCGGCCGGGCAGGAAGTGGGAGCGGAAGCCGTACGTGACGCCGATGAAAGTGCTCATCCGGCGGGCCAAGGAGGAGAGGCAGGCCCGCCGGGAGAACCCGTGCCGCGTGCTCGAGCACCCGCCCGACAACGGCCTTGTCGTGCCGCACCTCGTCGACGTCGCCCGCCGCGTGCACGCCGCGAGGGAGGGGCTCCTCGGCGGCCTGACCAGGCTCGTCGAGGGCGAGGGCGCCATCCCGGTGAAGCGATGCAG GTTTTGCCCGGAGGTGCACATCGGCCGCGTTGGGCACGAGATCAGGACGTGCGAGGGGCGTAACAGCGGCGCGAGGAACTCCCTGCACGTGTGGCGGCCGGGGACCGTGCGGGACGTCGTCGGCTTCCCCTACTGCTACCACCTGTTCGACCGCGTCGGGAAGCCCAGAGTCGTGCACAAGGAGAAGTACGACGTGCCGAGGCTCCCAGCGATCCTGGAGCTCTGCATCCAGGCCGGCGTCGACGTCCAGCGCTACCCGACCAAGCGGCGCACCAGGCCAGTCTACTCCATTGAAGGCAGGATCGTGGACTTTGAGCCGGACGACGAAGCAGCTGGGACGTTACCTGAACCGCCAGCGTGCACACCATCGTTGTCCACAGCTGCGCCAACCATAATAAGTTCAACTTCTCCTGATGTTAGcgaagaagaggaaaaggaggAGATCACCGTGACTGAGCTTGCGTCGAGGACACTGCAATCGTGGCTGGACATGAGGTCCGGCGCGGCGAGGCTGATGAAGAAGTATAGCGTGCACACCTGCGGCTACTGCCCTGAAGTGCAGGTCGGTCCCAAGGGGCACAAGGTGCGGATGTGCAGGGCCACCAAGCACCAGCAGCGGGACGGACAGCACGCGTGGCAGGAGGCCACGGTGGACGACCTCGTCCCGCCCAACTACGTGTGGCACGTCGTGGACCCCGCCGGCGACGAGGCACCGCCATTGGCCAACGAGCTCAAGCGGTACTACGGCAAGGCCCCTGCGGTGGTGGAGCTGTGCGTGCAGGCTGGCGCGCCCGTGCCCGCGGAGTACCGGAGCATGATGCGGCTCGACGTCGTGCCGCCAGCGCGCGACGAGTACGACCTCGTCGCTTGA